The Verrucomicrobiota bacterium genomic interval CTCCGAACTCCGAACTCCTCTTCCTCTTCCGCCGTGGTCGCCGTGGCTCGCCGTGTTCGCCGTGTGAACTCTTACGTGGTGCCCGCCAAACCCGCTGTGGCCGCCGTGTGACCGTGTGAACTCTTACGTGGTGCCCGCCCTCCTCGCTGTGGCCGCCGTGTGCCGGACATTGCTTGTTTGTCTCGGTTTAGGTTAGGCTGTTGGCTCGATGGTGCCGATTTTCTCCGTTAGCCAGATCACGCGCCGGGTGCGCGACCTCTTGGAAAGCAACTTCGGTCTGATTTGGGTGGAAGGAGAAATCTCGAACTACCGCAAACAATCCTCCGGGCACCATTATTTCACGCTGAAGGACGATCGAGCCCAGCTGAGTTGCGTGATGTTTGCGCGGGCCTGCGCGGCGGGCAACCCGGTTTCGCTGGGAGACGGCTTGCACGTTCAGGCGTACGGCGAACTCACGGTCTACGAAACGCGCGGCCAATATCAGTTGGTGGTCACGCTCGTCCAGACGAAGGGCCTGGGCGTCCTGCAGGCAAAATTTGAGGCCTTGAAGCAGAAGCTCCAGCTGGAAGGTCTTTTCGACGCCGGCCGGAAGCGTCCATTGCCGAAATTTCCGACCCGGGTGGCGGTGGTGACTTCACCGACCGGGGCCGCCATCCAGGACATGTTGAACATTCTGCAGCGGCGCAGCCCCTGGTTGCGCGTACTGGTTTACCCGGTCCGTGTCCAGGGCGCGGGTGCGGCAGTCGAGATTGCCGAGGCCATCAAATGCCTGAGCGAACGCGCGTCGCAACTGGCGATCCAGGTCGTGATCGTGGGTCGGGGCGGCGGCAGTTTTGAGGACCTTTGGGAATTTAATGAGGAGGTCCTCGTTCGGGCGATTCACGCCTGCTCGGTGCCGGTGATTTCGGCGGTGGGCCACGAGATCGACTTCACCATTGCGGATTTTGTAGCTGACGTCCGCGCACCGACCCCAAGCGCGGCCGCCGAACTCGTCGCTCCTGAGATTAACGCCCTCACCAGCCATTTACAGCGTTTGCGGGCCGGCCTGGATCGTGCGGCCCGGCAAGCCCTGGAGGTACGCCGGCTCCATTTGCGCCAGCATACCGTGTCGGTGTTTCTGCGGGAACCGCTTCGCATATTCCAGGAGCGCCAGCAGCGGCTGGATCAGCTCGAAGGCCGGTTGCAGACCTTTCCCCAGGCAACCCTGGAAAAGATGCGTGCCCGGGTGCATCAACTTGATGCGTTGGTACAGGCCTTGCGCCCGGCCCAACAGATCCAACTGGCGCGCCGTGACCATCAACACCTTCAGAATCGGCTGGTTACCGCGATGGCCGCGCGGCT includes:
- a CDS encoding exodeoxyribonuclease VII large subunit codes for the protein MVPIFSVSQITRRVRDLLESNFGLIWVEGEISNYRKQSSGHHYFTLKDDRAQLSCVMFARACAAGNPVSLGDGLHVQAYGELTVYETRGQYQLVVTLVQTKGLGVLQAKFEALKQKLQLEGLFDAGRKRPLPKFPTRVAVVTSPTGAAIQDMLNILQRRSPWLRVLVYPVRVQGAGAAVEIAEAIKCLSERASQLAIQVVIVGRGGGSFEDLWEFNEEVLVRAIHACSVPVISAVGHEIDFTIADFVADVRAPTPSAAAELVAPEINALTSHLQRLRAGLDRAARQALEVRRLHLRQHTVSVFLREPLRIFQERQQRLDQLEGRLQTFPQATLEKMRARVHQLDALVQALRPAQQIQLARRDHQHLQNRLVTAMAARLDDHHERLLAAVRHLRLLGPQQTLERGYSITRDDQGRVIHSTAQVRPGATIRTQVSDGEIISAVPEARLP